The stretch of DNA CCGACGTGCTCGGGTACCTCAACGGGGTGCTGCACCGAGTTTCGGCGACGTTCATGCCGACCGAGATGGACGACGTCGCCTCATTCTTGCGCGGGGATGCGTGGGTGGTCGCAACGGCGGCTTCCGCGTCGGCTCAGCAGACAGCACAGACATcctccacagcagcaaccgACTTGTCGCCCGGGGCCGCAAGGCCGACTACGGTTTGTTACCCTCTTGGTGCAACACGCTGGGGTCACTTCATCCCGCTCGGTATTGCAGGCACCACACTAgtctccgccgccacctccggaAGCcgagcggtgctgctcaaTTTCTTCGAGAGTAACGGATTCGAGCAGGTGTTCACCGTGAGTCTCGTGCCGaccgagcagcagcagcagcagtcgaaCGTGCATCTGGCGGCACCAGGGACGATGGAAGCTGCGAGTAGCTCTGGgggcgccgccctctctcgcgaTGGTCACCGTCACGCGGACCTCTGGCGCGCCCAATGGCATTCTTCCTTCTCGCCCAGCGGCACTGGCGATACAGCCGCCTTTCGTAAACGGGCTCGGTCTAATGCAGTCTCGTCTGCGGTCATCGACGTGTCGCTGGACAGTCGCTATAGCACTacggcagaggcagcgcggcaggcgtgcatggctgctgcgcgtcgctgGTTCGAGGGGGTCGAGGAGAGGGCTCTGCTGGACGCCGATGAGGTGAGAGAGGGCGGAGATGGAGGTGCGCGGCGCAAGCACAAAACGTATCTTCGGCGTCTGCTTTTGATAGTGCGGTGCTGTACAGACAACCGTGTGGCGTTCTCCACCCGTGGTGGTGCcactggcgcggcgcaggcgtcATTGTCGGGCACaagccgccggcaccgccgcggcgaagACCCTCTatacctgctgctgcatgacCTCGCAGCTCTCACGACATTATACGAGGTGCGGCTGGCTTCCACGTGCTgcgtggcgcggcctgcggtgctgctgctgccagaAGACGACAGCTACGGCGGCTCCATGCTGAGGCAGCAGCTCCGGGAGGAAGTGGGACACCGGTACTGGGTTGAGCTTTTCTTGCAGTCGGATGGCGCATCGAGTGGCGTTCCCGCGCGCCATGGTGAagctggcgcggcggacGCTGGCCGAGGAGCACGGAAAGGTGACGGGTGGAGAGCAACGCTGatcggctgcagcagcggtgcgagTGTCGCACCTGGTGGGCTGGGTAGCGTCttgcgacagcggcagcacgagcAGACCGAGACGCCGCTCGAGCGGGGCTGCCGCCTGGCGGCACAGTGGGGTGTTCTGGACCTGCCAGCGGCAACGCGAAGCGAGCCGCAAAACACGGGAGGTGAGGCGTTCAGGTACTCTGTAGCGAGCGCATCCCCTTCTGTGGGCGTTcttggtggtggtagtgctTCGGAGCAGACGCCGTCATCTATTGCAGGCGGCCCTCAACCTACGGGGCGCGTCTCTGCTCAGCAACAGGAAGAggggctgcgccgccacgcgtcCTGCTTTTTCCTGCGCCCCAGCAACGCACCGCTGTGCGTCTTCTTGATGGAGGCACTGCGCCGCTTTCCGGTGCTTGTTCGGCCAGCTGTGTTGCAGCACTGGCAGTCCACCTGGACCGCACGTCACTCCTTGATGGACGTGTTGCTTGCCTTCCACACAGCCCTCTGCCCCTTCGTGCTGTCCTCATCCTCTGCCGGGGTTACCGCCGCATGTCaagcgccgccttcgccgtcgtGGATGAAGGGCGGACCGCCTTTTCCGGCCTCCACGATGCTGCAGGACACCGTGGACCTCCTGGATGCCTtgctgtgcgccgccttcgctcTCGCTGAGGAGCGCGATGCCGCACAGCCGCTGTCTGTCAACGACTTCGTCATCGAGCAAGCAACCCTGTTCCTTCTTTTCTACGAGGCGCTTGTGCATCAACGCGAGGGTCGACTGCGTCGTATCCCCGGCGTGGtgcgcgtcctcctcgggcTCTCGGACCGGTGTGCTAgtgccgcagcggagagctgcgccgctgacgaGGCTGCCGCATGTTTGCCGCGTGGTGGAGCCACGGCGAACGAGAAGGTTCATCATGCGGTGCGCCATCTCCTTCCGTTTGCGCCGCTGAATCTCTTTTACGAGCGagtcgcgcagctggcggccgcctcaCGCAAAGGGCATGACAGCCGACGTGAGGTGCAGCCGTACCCGATGAACTCGATCGCGCTACCCATCCGCCGCATGTCCCTTGCACCGCAACTGCAGCACAGCACGTTGCTTGCGCTGTTACCGCTCGGTGAGTCGCTGCGGGAGCTGCAGGGGGTAGCGGCGCGGGTGTGGCAGGAGGAGCTCCCCGCGTGCTGGCAGCGTGTCGTCGCAGCCGTGGGCACGCGTGATGGCCACCCAAGAGCGCACCCCTcctctgcagcgctgcggggGACCAatgacgacgccggcgcctctgCACCCACTCAACTCAGTGTAGAGAACTTCTATCATCCTCTGGTGCCACACGCTGTTCGAGTGCTGTACCTCCTCACTGCACACGCCCTGCGTGCGCCGACCGAAGCGGCGAAGCAAGTGCCGcttgtgcagctgcagatgATCTGCCAGTTGTCtgacgagcagctgctcctcgtgCTCAAGGAGCTGCAGGTCGCGGGGCTGGCGAGTACAAATCTCAAAACAAAGTCAGCGCGAACGCTGCTTGACACGGTGTGATGAGCAACGAAAAGGCGGAGCGCGAGAGAGTGGAGCGGTGCggggcgcggcggtgctgcgttGGACGCAGGAGAGGACCTTTACGCGCCAgctctcaccccccccctcctcctcctcccctcacctCTGCATTCGCTTGTGCCTCTACCGCAGAGTTATCGGTGTGCGCTTCGGCGCCCTTGGCGGACATGAACGCGCTACCAAAAAGTGAACGGCACAGGGAAAAGACGTGcggagtgggggagggggcggtgtTAGAGTGCTGTGGGTGATGACCTAACACCGCTCACCTATAGCATCAGCCCAGGGAGGCCCCGTACGGCACCTCTGTtggccagcagcgcagcatATGGGCGTctgtgttttgtgtgtgtgtgtgtgttgttctATGCAGCGGCATCACTGCTGAAGTCGTCGCTGTAGTTCCTCCCCGCTCATTGTCTTCTCTATCCCTCCCTCTATGCACGTGTTACGACGGAAAAGACAAGCCCAGCTGGGTTCGTGCTATCGGATGCGCAGCTGTTGGCAGTTGTAGCTGTTCCCGTCTCTGGAGTTACGTGAGCGTTATCGGAAGGCAcccctgcggcagcgcgctccgcccgccccacctcctccgacTCCATGTCCTTTCCTCTGTGCTCCATGGGCTACTCATAACGGTCTGCCCGCACGCGCGGCTTTGCTTCGCCTTCCGTTCCACTCATGTCCCCGACACGCTTTttccgttgctgctgcgcgcgctcatGCACCTGGGTGGCTGCTGTGGGGAACTGTGTTAGAGTTGCCTTCTTGTCCGTCTTGTGACTCCGCCGCACACCAGCCGGTCTTTGCGGAGGGTGACAGTGGTggagacacgcgcacgcagagagaaggTGTGCGAAGCAGACCAGGTCGTAGGGACAACACACGGAATTtggtacacacacacacacacacgaacacgcACGTTAACGCCTCGTGAGCCGGAGTGATCGAGGACATGGTCAAGCTACATCAAAAGCACGCGTCTGCTGTAGCGACAGACGCGCAGGCGGAGAGCGACGCCACCGCGATGCACCAGGgcccggtgccgccgccgcctcccgaAGAATTGGTCCCTGATGCAGGCCCCAGTGCTGCTGAGGTCCCGCTGGGCGATCCGGTCGAGTTCATACTTGACCGAGTCGACTCCATCGAGCGATGGCGATCGACAGTCGCGCGTCTGAAcctggcgcagctgggcGTTTCCCTGGTGCGCGGTGTACTGCGACGCGGTCGCTAttcgacgccgccgatgcgCGTTTTCGATGCCGCAGAGAAAACAGCGCCGGCAACGGATGCGGCAGAGGCTGAGGAGCCCGTCCAGTCGTTTTATCCATCGCAGCCGGTGCCACCGTGGCTGTGTCCCCACACGTCGTTCGAGATCAGGCAGGTGGCTACGCAGGTGGCCGAGCAAGATGAAGCTGCACAGACTCTCGTGAGGGGCGTtgcctctccagcgcccggGCAGGCAACACATCGCCCGCCCAATCACCACCGTCGCGCACATCCCTCCATGCAGCCCAGCGTTGCTCGGCGCGCGCTCGTGCAGACGGCCAGCCGCGCCTCTGTGCCGCTTTATATGGGTATGCTGATCGCATTCATTGGACACGGTGTTGCGTCCATGTACAATGCAGACACAGCGACAGGCCTGCTCGGTGCGAgtgacgcggcggcagggcgaTCCGTCcagacaccggcgcccaCGCctggtgccgtcgccgggCGCTTGCCCACGTCTAGCCGTCATCTGCACTTCACCACCGAGATGACCAGCGCACTCCACGAGGTTCACCGTGCAGCGGCTGAGGTGATTTGCATGGTCGATCACGAGTCGAAGGAGATGCACGCGCTCGCAACAGCCGCACTCCAGTCGGCTGGAAAAGCGACAGCGTATCGGACGGACGAGGATGAGCAGGTGCAGGACATGCGCCACGCGCAGCTCGGTCGATCATGTCGTCACCTTAGCCGCATCGTGGCAAATCTCTACTCTCTTGTGTCCCTCCTGGACTTCTTTGCAGTGGAGAGTGCGTCCttgccgacgccgacgccaagcaccgcggcagcgagtggTGCAGGTCACTCGAACATGAGCAGCGCCAACGTCGGCTTCCTATCGACATCCTCTGCTTCGGAGGCCGCGGCGGTAGCGATGGAGAAGCGCGGCGCTCAGACAACCACTGTGGCGCCGTACACAGACAGCAGTACTCCAAATGCCACACCGATGCCCTCCGCCATGAAGAAACATGTCGCCAACGGGGCGGCCCCCGCGCACCCCTATACGACGGAGCGCTTCCATAAGCTCTTCGATGCATCTGGCCACTTGCCGCAGAGCGTGTGGAGGGTGttctccgccgtcgccaccacaTTGAGCCAGTTCGCAGTGTCCTGGTCCCTCACAACGGGTGATGCGCAGAGTCGGCAAGCATTCAACAGTGCAGCGTGCGTGATACTCGGCGAGGATCagcgctgcctgctgctgcagctgcatcggctgtgtgcgcgctttatcgtgctgcgccaccgagTGTACGCGCTGCACCCCGTCAACTCTCTGCACTTCAAGGTGAAGCAGATGCTGGAGTGGAGCGGTCTCCTCAACGCCGACGTGCCGGATGCGTGGTCGTACAACAATGGCGACATTGACCGATGCGACTTACACTCTGATCGACTGCACAGCACCTACGCGCGCGGCCTTCGGTGGAGCGTCAACTCGAGCAACAAGATGGCGCTTCAAGCGGCGGTTGCGTGTCCGTacacggccgcggcgcgcgactcagcgctgcgtcggatGAAGGAGTCGAGCGCGTTTTCtccaggcggcagcgccgtcgctggcggGGGGGGCGTCAACACTGCGAGCGATGGCGGTGCATCGgccccgctctctctgctcACCTCGCTCGCCTCTGCCGGGGCAAACGGCGGTGCCaacgccgccttcgccgggCTTTTGGCAGCGCCGTTGTCATCGgcatctgcggcgccggagcAGAGTTCCAGCGTGGCTGCACTATCCCAGCGCTCCGTCGTGCCGGGCTACGTTGGGCTGCGGAACAATGGTAACATGTGCTTCCTCAACAGCGTTGTACAGCTtctcggcagcgctgcgctgtTCCGCGACGATCTCACGGCACGATTGCAGGATGCTGTCTTCTGCAACTCGGCACACGCCGATCACCGGgctcctgcagccgcgcatGCGGAGAATGCCCATGCGATGGCGGCTCCCTTTGCCAAGTATGGATGTCGCCTCGCCATGGCGCTTCTTCTCGGTGAGATGCAGTGGCGTGGGTCGCATCGACACAGTCGCCTCCCGGTGTTGCCGGACTACCTCATCCCACATCTGCCCCCGCCGTTCGATGACCATCGACAGCACGACGCCTCGGAGTTCTGGCACGCACTAATGGACAAACTGGACGCGCCGAACCAGCCCgggggggcggtggtggcgcgatGGTTTAGCGGGCgaacggcgacgacgatgacgtgCGTCACCTGCCAGCACACGCGTCTGCACACCGACACCTTCTGGGATCTCTCGATCCCACTCCTGCGCGCTACCTCGCCCCCCTCCGTACCAGCGTCCgtgggaggcggcgcgccgacgccacctTGGGCACCGGTGGCCGCGGCTGGCCGGCCGGTGAGCCAAGTAGAGGTGCAGCACTTTgcccgcgccaccgccgtgacCACCACCTACGCGAGCTCGCCAGCATCCGACTTTCCAGCCAACGCGTCGACCACGGCAGATGCGTCTGCGGAGCTGGAAGCGGCGGAGCGcgcagaagaggaggcagcagagAGGGTCAACAACAAAGCAGCGCTGAACCAGCGCCCCATCGTGCCCAGCAGTGTAGCCGAGCCGTACTCAaccacaccgctgccgtcctcgaTGGTGGCGGCCGACGAGGTACCcaagacgctgcagcacctgctgctccaTGTGCTGCACCCGACTCTCAACAAGGAGCTCTTGCATGGCAGCAACGCCCTCGACTGCGAGCACTGCGGCCGACGCACCGACACAGAGCTCACGACACGCCTTGTCGCCGAGGTCGAAAGGGAGGCTGAGGTAGGGGTCGatacggcagcagcaggtgcgccgGAAGAATGCTTAGGCGCCGTGCAGGAAGCGCGCGTCTCttctggcggcagcgccgctgcagccgcgtgGGAAAGTCTCGTTGAAGGCGAGCCGCCCACACCCTGCGCAGCGGATGAACGAGCGTCGCCACATGGGGAGTCGAAGTGCGTGGAGCACGACTTGGCGCTGTCGCACTCTCTCACCGACACGGCGGCCGGAGGTGGTCTGCCATACTACCTCGCTGTTCAGCTGAACCGCTTCGCGTACCGGCGCGCCACACAGACCTACGAGAAGGTCACCGATGGCGTGCCTCTCAATGAGGTTATCGTTGTCCCGGTGTGCCCCGAGATCACAGAGCCAAAAGACGGAGCAGCATCCCCGGCCGATTCGCAGGAGTTCAACGCACAGACTGCGATGCCCAACGAGGAGGATGGCGACGCCAATACGCAGCGTGAAGACGACGGCCGTCACGGTGGCCCCTCCACTCGAACTCCGACGGCAccgcgctctgcagcgccagcgcttcCGGTGTGGGTCGCGTACCTTCTGCGGTCAATCATCATCCACAGCGGCTCCACGCCTAGCAGCGGCCACTACTTCGTCCTtacgcgccgcctcgcagcggtgccggcgtaCACGAACGTCAATGAAAGCAGCCacgacgaagacggcgagTACAatgccagcgctgctgctgacgtgTCATCCATGCGCGCGTACGTGAAGGGTCTGGGGGCTGCCCTAACGGCTTGCCTGGGCGCCGAGCGTCACTTCTCCTACGCGGAACTTGTGCAGCCAACGGCGGGCGCGGAAGGCGAGGGCTGGTCGGCGTGTGCCGATGTGGAGGGCGCAGGGCCAAAGTCGCAGGGCAGGCCCGCTGTCGCTTCCCTTTCGAGGGGCACAGCGGAGACGGTGCAGTCGCCGGCGCTTTCTCCACCACCAACTCTTCCAACGGCCGCTGTGTCCGTGAGTGGCGACCGCCTGTACGAGAACTGGGTGATGCTGAACGACTCCAGCGTGCAGACCGTTGAGCCGGACACAAtgcgccacctcctgcacgggcgcggcggcggtgtctaCTCTGCCTCGGAGACGCCGTACATTATCTTGTACGAGAAGTTGCCTTTGGCCTCCGAAgggacggcggtgcgcgacgCTCTGCTagaggatgaggaggcgaCAGATAAGCGCGtggctggtgctgcgctgtgGGAGACCCACCATGCTTCGGTAGGCGCTTCCGGCGTCACCTCCGCCGGTGACACGAGCAGCAAGCCGGTTCAGTTTGCCCGTGAAGTGCTACAGATCTTTAACGCGCGGCTGAAGGATGAGGTCGCGCACAACGCCGCTCTCAGCGAGGCGCCACGAACGGCAGATGGGCATGGCTTCACCTCCACAAAAAGCAGCGAAGCAAGCTCGCGGCCTACGCCGGTGGGAACGGTGGTACATCAGGGGTCGTCTGCCACGGCTTGGAGAACCATTGTCGCCCGGTCATCGTGGTCTCGCGCGACCGGTGTTGGCGACGcagctcgtgcagcagcagtcaaGGCCTCCCTCATTGATGCGAGCAAGGTCATACCAACATGCTTTAAGGGCACCGGCAGCGTTGGTCGTCCTTCGGCGTCGCACCGGCCGCGTCGGCTAATGTCCACGGTCAAGTACGCCAAACTCCCCCGCAGCAAGCGCTACAACGGCAATCTCAACCGTCACAGCACACAGGAGCACCGCCATCGTGGCGGCACGGCCGCACGCAGCTcaagtggcagcggcgcaggctcAGACGCCGATGACGAGCAGGACGAGCCTCGCAGCTAGCAGTGGAGAGTGCCCATGctgccacgcacgcgccggtgagccgcacgtgcacgtgcgtgtgcggttgggggaggggaggggggcgaccACCGGCGTACAAGGtttacgtttttttttgtgcctGTTCTCAGTGATGCACATCGAACATGAAATGCCGACGAGAAGGCAGGtgcgaggcgggggagggggaggggcacgcacgcgaggCTAATACACGAGATGGAGGTTGGTGCCTTGGGTATCGTTACGGAGCCACTCTCTCTTCGACTGGTCCGGCTCTACACAGTCACGCGGGAGCATGTCGTGTTGTTGCTGGCCAGAACCACACATGCGAATGTGCCGCGCATGAAGCGATAGTCTCTCTTCACCTGAATGCTCATCTAAGCCCCGCCCGgcctcctttttctctctctctcgctatcctgtcctcctcctgcgtGACCGCCCATGCTCGCCACTGGAGATCGGCTCGTTCCTTGCATGTTTCTTCTGTCctcgccacccctccctcgaTGATGCCGGGGCGCCTAACCGTCGTGTCACAGGGCCCGGCACCCCGCTCTTCGATGTCGACGGAGATAGGCGGGAAGAGATGCATTACGAGCCGATCgcacggcgcacgcgtgcgacgCATGCGGCATTGCATCTCCTCCATCCGACCGTGCGAGCCGATGAGGTGCAGGCGCCGGAAGTGTGACGCGAGCACCCCCGAAGGGCCGCGCCGTGTCCTCCAGGCTCCAGTGGGGAGAGCCTCCAAGTCATATTCTAGGAtgccgcagctggaggcAGCTCAGGGCGGAGcatggcacacaggcagggTGCAGGGTCTTCGAGGGCCCAGCCCTGAGGCTGCCCAGCATCGTCCCtgagctcatccggcatATCACCATGGCCATCCCCTATCACCCGCGCGACAGACGTCGGTCGTGGGCGgtgggtgtgcatgcgcacagTTATGGGCTTGCTCCGTGGTAGAGTGCACACGCTGCGTGAGCCACAGCAATATCCGCTcgtccttccccctctctgtgtttctctgtcctgcgatgctgctgtggcttggcacgcacgcacgcacgcgcgcgcgcgttgccgACTGATGACTGCGTGCGCCCTCTGCGTCGCTCCCACTCCGCCTTCAACACTCACGCGCTTTTCCttcctcgtcttctcttTGCCAtcgcacgcatacacatgcTGGCCCGGCCAGAGGTTCGCAAGCGGGTAGTGTCGAtctcctctgtctctcaCGTGAGGAAGTGCGGGACGCTTCACGGACAGTGGAGACCTACACACCGACATAGGAAAACACAATCTGACAGCCGCACGTACACGACTTCGGCTTCTTTCGCCCTCACGTGCGGGTTTCCTGTCGTCACGTAGCTCACAAAATTCAGCCCCGGCACTCCGTGTTTCATCCTCCGCGCCTGCGCTCCGTCTTCTGCGTACACGTCGTTCACGCGCCCACCCATACGCACGCGGCTCATATACGCGTCGCCTCGTGGGCTCCTCTTGCCGGCGTCGAAACCTTCGTTCGCTGTGCTCTCGCCTTCCCCCCATCGACCTCTTCTTCGCGCATCTTTTAAAAGTGGAGGGCGTTGCAcacgtttgtgtgcgtgcttgtgtgcttgtgtgtgatCTCTCGCTGTTTTACTGAGCAGACATCCTCTGCGTTCTCTCCGGCTCCTACATCCCTTGAtcccttctccgcctcctgctcatCTTCCACGTTGGACGCACTCGTTGATCGTGTATCACCGTCCAGCTATCTCCCGTGCACAGACTGCTGCGATTCTATTTCGCCTAcctttcctctcttttcGTTGGTTTTGTGTGTCGCTCCGTGTTCCGCCCACCCCCCGCTCGCTTTCGCGGTTTGCAACGACCTCTTGTGCGTTCGTTCTGCGcaggagtgtgtgtgtgtgtgggaaggggggaggggcggtgcGTCGGGGTCgatctcctcctgctcccttctctctgtctctgcctcTGTCTGTCGGCGTGTGCCGTTCGCGTTGCGGGTGTTCGTTGATCTTTTCCCCCCTCTGACGCCCACGAGCGTCTCCGttctcctcgccgtcggTATTGCCTTCCGTACTGCCTCACGCACCAATACACGCATCTCTCGCCACACCGTCTCTCTTGTCGTTgttgtgtgcgcctctgtgtgtgtgtgcgtgtgtgtccgtcTGTCTCTGTCGTCTCTTCGTCTTCCCCCTTTCTTTCATTCATATAATCGTAGCCCGCcttgccgcttctgctgctgataCGGGTGGTGCTGCATCATCATTCCCACGACTACTACTGCTGTTATTTTCCTTGTCCATCCCCCTTTccctgtgtctgtgtgtgtgtgttgcgctGTGcaggagtggggggggggcaacacTCACGCGCACCGTTTTGATCTCCGAACGTTTACATGCAGATCGGCATGTCGCACTCGTCGGGCGaacctcctctgcctcctcgccgcctcgCGTCCCCCGCCTCTGATCGATTCGGCCCActtctgtgtgcgtgctcgccaTTACGTGCGTACTGTGCTCTCCTGCCCGTCTGTCGCCGTCTATCATGCCGCTGACGCAGTCGCCGTCCCACACCCCGCCTGccgcaggcagcggcggcgacaagGAGGACGAAGCGGCAAAGACCTGCATGGCGCCGGAGCGGACGTCGCGGGTGCGATCCTGCCCATCACTCCGCTCTGCCAGCGGTGCGACAGCCGATCCCGACACCTCTGCGGCAACTTCGGAAGTGGTCGGCGGAGACGGTGAAGCTGAGTGCAGTGATGTCGAAAACCAAATCGTCTCGGGCACGCAGGATCatgcgctcctgctgcccCGGCTGTCGTCCTCGATCAGCATTACTGGCTCGGCATCGTCGCTCCTGCGACGCCATCTATCTTCCTTCTttagcggtggcggcagcaccagaaCTGCCGCCAGAGGCGACGCCAGTAGCAGTATGGCGGCACCGGATCGCACTTCGTCTTCCTCCCAAGAAGCCACCACTGCGAATTCGGAGGTGGATGGAAAGCCGCTCGAGCGACCGCTGGGCTACAGCATCAACTcgaccgccgctggcgactCC from Leishmania infantum JPCM5 genome chromosome 12 encodes:
- a CDS encoding putative cysteine peptidase, Clan CA, family C19, producing the protein MVKLHQKHASAVATDAQAESDATAMHQGPVPPPPPEELVPDAGPSAAEVPLGDPVEFILDRVDSIERWRSTVARLNLAQLGVSLVRGVLRRGRYSTPPMRVFDAAEKTAPATDAAEAEEPVQSFYPSQPVPPWLCPHTSFEIRQVATQVAEQDEAAQTLVRGVASPAPGQATHRPPNHHRRAHPSMQPSVARRALVQTASRASVPLYMGMLIAFIGHGVASMYNADTATGLLGASDAAAGRSVQTPAPTPGAVAGRLPTSSRHLHFTTEMTSALHEVHRAAAEVICMVDHESKEMHALATAALQSAGKATAYRTDEDEQVQDMRHAQLGRSCRHLSRIVANLYSLVSLLDFFAVESASLPTPTPSTAAASGAGHSNMSSANVGFLSTSSASEAAAVAMEKRGAQTTTVAPYTDSSTPNATPMPSAMKKHVANGAAPAHPYTTERFHKLFDASGHLPQSVWRVFSAVATTLSQFAVSWSLTTGDAQSRQAFNSAACVILGEDQRCLLLQLHRLCARFIVLRHRVYALHPVNSLHFKVKQMLEWSGLLNADVPDAWSYNNGDIDRCDLHSDRLHSTYARGLRWSVNSSNKMALQAAVACPYTAAARDSALRRMKESSAFSPGGSAVAGGGGVNTASDGGASAPLSLLTSLASAGANGGANAAFAGLLAAPLSSASAAPEQSSSVAALSQRSVVPGYVGLRNNGNMCFLNSVVQLLGSAALFRDDLTARLQDAVFCNSAHADHRAPAAAHAENAHAMAAPFAKYGCRLAMALLLGEMQWRGSHRHSRLPVLPDYLIPHLPPPFDDHRQHDASEFWHALMDKLDAPNQPGGAVVARWFSGRTATTMTCVTCQHTRLHTDTFWDLSIPLLRATSPPSVPASVGGGAPTPPWAPVAAAGRPVSQVEVQHFARATAVTTTYASSPASDFPANASTTADASAELEAAERAEEEAAERVNNKAALNQRPIVPSSVAEPYSTTPLPSSMVAADEVPKTLQHLLLHVLHPTLNKELLHGSNALDCEHCGRRTDTELTTRLVAEVEREAEVGVDTAAAGAPEECLGAVQEARVSSGGSAAAAAWESLVEGEPPTPCAADERASPHGESKCVEHDLALSHSLTDTAAGGGLPYYLAVQLNRFAYRRATQTYEKVTDGVPLNEVIVVPVCPEITEPKDGAASPADSQEFNAQTAMPNEEDGDANTQREDDGRHGGPSTRTPTAPRSAAPALPVWVAYLLRSIIIHSGSTPSSGHYFVLTRRLAAVPAYTNVNESSHDEDGEYNASAAADVSSMRAYVKGLGAALTACLGAERHFSYAELVQPTAGAEGEGWSACADVEGAGPKSQGRPAVASLSRGTAETVQSPALSPPPTLPTAAVSVSGDRLYENWVMLNDSSVQTVEPDTMRHLLHGRGGGVYSASETPYIILYEKLPLASEGTAVRDALLEDEEATDKRVAGAALWETHHASVGASGVTSAGDTSSKPVQFAREVLQIFNARLKDEVAHNAALSEAPRTADGHGFTSTKSSEASSRPTPVGTVVHQGSSATAWRTIVARSSWSRATGVGDAARAAAVKASLIDASKVIPTCFKGTGSVGRPSASHRPRRLMSTVKYAKLPRSKRYNGNLNRHSTQEHRHRGGTAARSSSGSGAGSDADDEQDEPRS